The Nostoc sp. 'Peltigera membranacea cyanobiont' N6 genome contains the following window.
TGACTTGGTAGATGCCGAGACAAAAGCCAGAGTTGAGGAATTAATTAAGCAAGAGTTACCCAGAGTCGTGAAGATTGTCGAGAGCGATCGTTCTCAACTAGACGCATCTATATTATTAGGATTCCAAGCCGCAGTTGAAGATAATTTAGATTCTCGTCCCAGTCATCACGATACCGAAGAAGACCACAATCACGACGAAGAAATTATCTCAACTAATCTAGTTTTGGATCGGACTTTTGATCCAGAAAAGCTGCAACAGCAGTTAGAGAAATTAGCACAACAACAAGAAATTTACCGGATTAAAGGCTTTGTGGCAGTGCCAAATAAATCCATGCGTTTGGTAATGCAAGGCGTAGGAACCCGATTTGATAAATTTTACGATCGCCCCTGGAAACCCGAAGAGGCGCGACAAACCCGCTTAGTTTTCATCGGACGTGATTTGAAGTCTTCAGAAATTGAATCACAACTTGTAGCTTTGTAAGTATACCCAGATCCCCAACTGATTAGAGAAGTCGGGGATCTATATCCTGATAGTTACAAGTTATGAATAATTAGTTAATTCAAAACAATAACTCAAAATTCTTCACTTGACAACAATATGACGATCTCTCAACTTTTTAACGTCGCCAATCTTTTTGTGTTACCTTTTTGGGCGTTGATGATTTTATTGCCAAATTGGAAAGTTACACGGCAGATAATGTCATCATATTTACCCTTTGTGCTGTTAGCTGGGGCATATTTGTATTTATTTATCAACAGCATTACGCCAGAAAATGCCCAAGCTTTAGCGAATCCTCAATTAGCTGATATTGCCCGATTTTTCGGAGATGAGACGGCTGCTGCGACAGGTTGGATTCATTTTTTAGTAATGGATTTATTCGTCGGGCGCTGGATTTATTGGGAAGGGCAAAAAACAGGTGTTTGGACAATTCACTCTCTTGCACTGTGTTTGTTTGCTGGCCCTATGGGACTACTCTCTCACATCTTGACTGACTGGATTGTTAAGACATTTTTCCCAAAATCTCAGCATAATGAAACAGTGACGGGAGAAGAAAAAGCTGCCTCATAATCTGGCACGTAGCCATACATTAATTATTTTGCCATCCCCCCACCTCCCTTAAAAAGCTTGTCAACGAAGAGGCAGGGGCAGGGGGAAAGAGGTTTTCCGATTTTTGCATAGAGATGGGAATCATAACTCATTAAGGGCTTTCAAAGAAATAAATTATTCATTTGTGGGATGGGCATCTTGCCCGTCCTAATATTGGGGACGGGCAAGATGCCCATCCCACAATAAAATTTGGGATATTTTTTTATTTGGAAGTCCCTAACCGGACATGTATGAGATGTTCTTGGATGTAGATTAACCGCTTCACCTGACTAACTGCGCGGCGGAATTGAAAAATTGACGACACAATCCTTTCGTGACTAAAACTGTTGTCAACAAGTTAGCGAAAGCCACCATGAACGTAATTAAAATTTCGTAAGATACTGCATCAAGAGGTTTTACGCCAGCTAGTAACTGTCCGGTGGTAATGCCTGGTATTGCCACCATCCCGATAAGTATCATTTGATTCAGAGTCGGAATCAATCCGGCTCTGATAGCGTCTTTGCGGTACTGGCTAACTGCTTGCTGGGGCGTTGCACCTAAACTCAAGTGGGTTTCTATTTCGAGATGGCTGGAATTAATGGTGCTGACAAGACGTTCGCCTGCTAACGCAGCTGCATTAGTAGCGTTACCTAAGACTATCCCTGCTAGGGGAATTATATACTGTGGTTCGTACCATCTTTCTGGTTGAATAATCAAGAAGTTGATGTAAAACACCGTCAGGGCAGTACTAATTAAAATTGAACCCCACACCAAAGGCAATAGATGAGGAATTTTTTGGCTGATGCGATTTCGTGCGACAATCGCCGTAATTGTCAGCATTATTGCTAATAGCGCCAAAACTGCCCAAGCATTGTCTAAAGCCAAGATGAAATCTAAAATGTATCCCAATACAAGAAGTTGTAAGATAGTTCTCCCAGTCGCAAGGGCTAGGTTCAACTCTAATCCTAATTTTTCCCAGGCAGATAAACCAATGGCGATCGCCATCAATCCCACAGCAATAGCTAAATCTACGAAATTCAGCTCGATCAGATCCTGCATGGGTTCTCTATCTCCTAGTATTTTCTTTTCAAAGCAGCCCACACACCTGGAACTTTGATCCGATGTGTTGGATCTTGGTTGATATATATCACTTTCATCAATTCAAATTTCAAAAATGGTACAACCTTAACATGACAAACTCCTAGTATGTCTACTATCTGTAAATTAAATGTGCGGCAGTCTAGCTCGCCAAAATTTAAGTAAAAACCCTAATAGATGCGTATCTTGGGCGATAGTCTTTTAGTTGCTTCTTTTTGATTAATAATTCAATCAGCAAAAATTGACTCTCGAAGTGCATCCTTTGTATCTTCCGATAAAATGAGAACTCATGATCCAAAGTGTAAATCCCATCCCTGCCTTTGATATTAAGCAGCAATACACCACCATCGAAGCAGAAGTAAGTGCAGCCGTCTTAGAAGTTTTGGCTTCTGGGCGCTATATCGGCGGCCCTGTAGTAGAAGGCTTTGAGCAACAGTTTGCTGCTTATAATACTGTTAC
Protein-coding sequences here:
- a CDS encoding ABA4-like family protein, whose translation is MTISQLFNVANLFVLPFWALMILLPNWKVTRQIMSSYLPFVLLAGAYLYLFINSITPENAQALANPQLADIARFFGDETAAATGWIHFLVMDLFVGRWIYWEGQKTGVWTIHSLALCLFAGPMGLLSHILTDWIVKTFFPKSQHNETVTGEEKAAS
- a CDS encoding ABC transporter permease; this translates as MQDLIELNFVDLAIAVGLMAIAIGLSAWEKLGLELNLALATGRTILQLLVLGYILDFILALDNAWAVLALLAIMLTITAIVARNRISQKIPHLLPLVWGSILISTALTVFYINFLIIQPERWYEPQYIIPLAGIVLGNATNAAALAGERLVSTINSSHLEIETHLSLGATPQQAVSQYRKDAIRAGLIPTLNQMILIGMVAIPGITTGQLLAGVKPLDAVSYEILITFMVAFANLLTTVLVTKGLCRQFFNSAAQLVR